A region from the Musa acuminata AAA Group cultivar baxijiao chromosome BXJ1-10, Cavendish_Baxijiao_AAA, whole genome shotgun sequence genome encodes:
- the LOC135595438 gene encoding bZIP transcription factor RISBZ2-like, with protein sequence MERVFSVEEIPDPFWPGTDLPAANGGGGMNRSASEWYFEKFLEVAEEKVAAPGLPNPNPNPNPDSGGDVREDGGRAGASETTAAKVEGNATTTTVLPSEPPPAGVDPVAYAAMLKQKLDMYCAAVAMSRGSSVNPQESASIADTSSPASDASQQGSQAPGKGNGSKVQDKAGGATSGFPALPVMQNSGVQGRPATSGSSREYSDEDEADGEAETRENMDPTDVKRLRRMISNRESARRSRRRKQAHLSELEAQVAQLRVENSSLLKRLADINQKYNEAAVDNRVLKADVETLRAKVKMAEDSVKQLTGINPLNPTISDMSARSIPFSGSPSDASDASVPIHDDKEHFFQAQTHDRRMNPCLPEIASVTPVDVVHGAVAGGKMGRTASMQRVASLEHLQKKICGGGQNSCISAQWDSTWDPESSVNNKQNQA encoded by the exons ATGGAGAGGGTCTTCTCCGTGGAGGAGATTCCTGATCCTTTCTGGCCCGGCACGGATCTGCCGGCTGCGAACGGAGGCGGTGGGATGAATCGGAGCGCCTCGGAGTGGTACTTCGAGAAGTTCCTGGAGGTGGCGGAGGAGAAGGTCGCCGCCCCTGGCCTTCCCAATcccaaccccaaccctaaccctgataGTGGTGGCGATGTGAGGGAGGACGGGGGAAGAGCGGGGGCGAGCGAGACGACGGCGGCGAAGGTCGAGGGgaacgccaccaccaccaccgtcctACCGTCCGAACCGCCGCCGGCCGGGGTCGATCCCGTGGCTTACGCCGCGATGCTAAAGCAGAAACTGGATATGTACTGCGCCGCCGTCGCCATGTCGCGG GGTTCTAGTGTAAATCCTCAAGAGTCTGCTTCTATAGCTGACACCAGTTCACCTGCTTCCGATGCTTCACAGCAGGGATCTCAAGCACCTGGGAAAG GAAATGGTTCCAAGGTGCAAGATAAGGCAGGTGGTGCAACAAGTGGATTTCCAGCTTTACCTGTTATGCAGAATTCAGGTGTTCAAGGGAGGCCAGCAACTAGTGGATCCTCAAGAGAGTACTCGGATGAAGATGAAGCTGATGGGGAAGCAGAAACTAGGGAAAATATGGACCCTACTGATGTCAAACGTTTAAGGAG GATGATCTCAAACCGAGAATCAGCAAGACGCTCGAGAAGGAGAAAGCAAGCACATTTGAGTGAGCTTGAAGCACAG GTTGCACAGTTAAGGGTTGAGAACTCTTCACTGTTAAAGCGACTTGCTGATATCAATCAGAAGTACAATGAAGCTGCTGTCGACAATAGGGTACTCAAAGCAGATGTGGAGACTTTAAGAGCTAAG GTGAAGATGGCTGAGGACAGTGTAAAGCAGTTAACTGGCATAAATCCTTTGAACCCAACCATATCCGACATGTCAGCACGCAGCATACCCTTCTCTGGGAGCCCATCTGATGCATCTGATGCTTCTGTTCCGATCCATGATGACAAGGAACATTTTTTCCAGGCACAGACACATGACAGGAGGATGAACCCCTGCCTTCCAGAGATTGCTTCGGTTACCCCAGTTGATGTTGTCCATGGTGCTGTAGCTGGAGGAAAGATGGGAAGAACAGCCTCGATGCAACGAGTGGCCAGCCTTGAGCACCTTCAGAAAAAGATCTGCGGGGGTGGACAAAACTCTTGCATTTCTGCACAGTGGGATTCTACATGGGATCCCGAATCCTCTGTCAACAACAAGCAGAACCAGGCATAA